In the Archocentrus centrarchus isolate MPI-CPG fArcCen1 chromosome 19, fArcCen1, whole genome shotgun sequence genome, CAATGGAGCGCCGATACCAgaattcaccatggcaacgggtaaacaaagagcagagcctccattttaatccgatggatggaggatcacacgtgtcagtgtggagcacggcgagtcactttaatcagcttgGCCCACTCTGTCAgcatcacagacagaataaaagtgtgacacaaaatatATCATTCCTTTTATAATCATTCATTATTATAATCAGTCATTATTTACCCGACTTGAATTTTCATcaaatgaagctgaatcctaattttaaatttgatttttaaaatctaattattcagctgtgaCCTGATTGATAAACTGCAGgaaagaaagtgaagataaaaatgtggagaaacagctcagactgagtttactgaccgaactgtgtgttagagactgagacagcagcagaccccgggggtGTGGGGGCTGCCCTCAGGtcagtttttgtttaataaaaactgtttttcctgcagtttgACAGTCAAAATTTAATCTGATGGAATAGCAACttaactttattcatttttaatggagactttcatcatttctgccattactgaaTGAAAATGAGTAGCTAATGAGATTTgagagaaaaactgctttaatgtttcccagTTTGACCCTTTCTAAtctgatctcagatcagattCACTGATAAATGCCGCtttctgacagccacagcagagacatttccctgaattactgttaaaggtcagaggtcagtcatagtctcattaaaaacatttactaATTATTCCTCTGTATGAAACCTCTTAGACACAGACATGAATTCAgaatacagtttattttttattcacacTAGATTTCAAAACACATTTGTCCTGTTTTAGTGTTTCTATACAAACTTTTACAAAGTGCACTGATTTTCCTCCCTGAGCTCGACGAATCTGCAGTCTGTGAATCACTGCTGTGTGAAACTTTTATCTCTACAGactttaaacagaaaaactatGACATCGACAGACAATTTATAAACTtcataatgcacacacacacgcgccgCACAGTTTAGTTTCTGGgagaaaatgaaacattcaACAACTTAGTTaacaatgacatttttaaatgaactttaaGAAATATCCCCAAAACATCCTCGTCATACGGAGGCAGAGAAAGGTCAAAATCTGGTTCTTTAGGCTTAAAAAATTAAGAATTAGTGGCTGTAAATTGGACAGTTGACTGAGAGTAAAAGTATTTAATCAATAATGAAAGTAATAATTAACTGGGATTTAACttctttataaaaatgttttttaaacatattgttGACTTCAAACCTCTGAAGCcattaataataaaaacctctttttttttctataatgaCTCTTGTTGGTCTCTCCTTGCTTCCATACAAACATGTTACTGTGCCTGTGAAATTTtggtgtttcttcttctgtaaCAAAGTTTTAACGTTGTGCGATCAGTTGAGTGTCAGCCCCTCACTCACGGGCATGTTGATGTGGGCCGTGAGCAGCGGCGAGCTCCTCCCCTCGTGCAAGACGAACACCTTGATGATGTCAGAGATGCCCTTGTCGCTGGTGCACTCAACGAATGTCTCGACGGGGTAGATGAGGCCGGGCACCAGGAGCGGGATCCTCATGTAGGGGTTCCTCATCCGATACAGGCTCTCGTCATACAGGAAGCTGATGGCCAGGTTCATGACAGGCCGGCATGCTGCTGTGTTCTGGACGTTCAAGGTCAGCTTGAAGGATGGGCCCAGACCCTGGACCACGGCGTTCATCTTCAGCGGCTCGGTGAGGCTGGAGGACATCGGGGTCAGGCTGGACTCCAACGCCTTGACATAGGCCTTGGCAGCGGCCAGTCGCAGGCGGCTCAGGTCCATCTGGAAGGCGCGGTGCATGGTGAGGCCGTTCTCGCGCTCTCTCAGTGTCTGGTCCACGTACAGCTTGGTCTTCTTGGGCACATTGAGGCGCACGCTTTGTGCCAGAGGTGGGCCAGGGGTGCCGTCCCTGTCGTCAAACGCTGCTGTCCTCTTTAAAATCTTCACCATCAGGCCTCCTCCCTTGGTGGTCATGATGAGGGTTCCGTCCTCACGGCCGTAGCGGCCGAAGCAGATGCTGGTGACCACATCGGGTGTCTTGATGGTGCTCAGCAGGTTCTTGTCCCGGTACAGTTGCACCTCACAGTTGGCCAGACCCACCAGAACTGCCTGGAAGCCCCTGGTGGGGAGGTCCATGGAGGCCATGGTGGTGATGGGAGCGGCGAGGACGGTCTTCCAAAGTTTCTTCCCCTGAACAACAAACACAGTTTATTCTGACAGTCTCTCTTCTGATTTTTCTCAGTTATGAAATCTGATTATTGGCAAGATTTCTGCAATTTATTTGCCCTGAGTGCCTCTCTCGTTTACTCCTCACACTCTTGTTTCTGCAGCCTACAATCATGTGACTGCAGGGGCGGAGCTCACCTTCTGCGTGAAGCCCTGCAGGCTCTCGTCAGTGCAGCCGACCACCACGTTCTTCCCAACTCTCACGAGGCCGACCGCGTGAGACGACAGCTCAATGCAGTACTTGGGTTTGTCCATCTCCCTGAAGAAGGCACAAAGAAATGTGGTTCAGATTTAAACAGATGCTGACAGAGCGGCGAATGAGGTTTGACACGAGGAAACACAGGCTAACACCGCAAAACATCTAAATCATTAAACCGACTCATCTGGATCAGTGATTTCATCTTCAGTTAATATAATAGGCCTACATAAGGAAAATTGACAATTGGAAAAAGTGGACCAGTGTCATGGATAACACTGACCTACATACATATTTCTTGGTCCTCTGGATAAAATGGGAGCAAAGCCCTTTATGTACCGGTCATCACTGATGGTGGCTTTACTCATGACCTGTGTGTGAACATAGAATTGATTGAACTAACTCTCATCATCTTTTCTGGAGCCAAAAACTCAAAGATCAGGGTTAGACTCAGTTTGTTGGACTGCTGTCAGAATCCTGGCCAGCGTTCATGTCCAGCTTATCTGTAGATGTTAAAGCGAATGTTTCTCCAGTTGATTCTTACTGACAATCTCCAGCAAGCTCACAGTGGAATTCAATTTAAATCTtcactttgcaaaaaaaaagaaaaaaaattaagcaccAGTGTTCCTGCTTTATTTcttcaaatatttttcagtgGAAGGGAATGAGGGACACGGGACTGAGACGGAGCCATAAAGCAGGGCCTGTCCCACAGGCCTCTGCTCCCCTAACTTCCACAGCACAAAAtgaatttccatccatccatccatccattcgcttccgcacatcctgttcagggtcgcgggggggctggagcctatcccagctgtcatagggcgagaggcagggtacaccctgaacaggtcgccagcctgttgcagggccaacacagagttacagacaacctttcacactcacattcacgcgctcagtcacacctatgggcaatttagattagccaattaacctaaccccagtacgtgcatgtctttggaatgtgggaggaaaccggagtgaATTTGTTTCACAGAAATGCCTCGAAAACTGtgtgatgtttgaaactgttatTCTATTCTACTAACTAGCATAAAAATGTGTCAAGGTTTTTTCTAATTTCTCAAAGTAAGACCAACAAAGTTCACATTAGAAGGTTGGAAAGTGAAGGAAGgagtgtaaataagctgcacagtAGACACAGAGAAAACTTAGAGGAGTAGCGATAGACTGCAGCATTAATTATAACTGCGACAGCTATagtattaaatataattatagTATCAAGTAACATATCACAGCATTAAACTTAACAACAACTTATAAGTAGCATCATAGAGTTAGAAGTCAGCAGAGTTAGAAATATAGACGGTGTTACAATAACACTGCACAGTAGACAGAAATAAGACAGCATAgtagagaaacaggaaaatcaCAGGCTAGATGAGTTACTGGAAAAGAACGTGTGGTTTGGTCTGATGTCttgtgtctacaggacccagatgaggtTGTTAACCGGCGACAGCAAAGGGCACAGAGGAAGGAACTGATAATCATGCTACGTGTCCCCCACCGTACAAGGCAACActttgcatatttcaataactgtgtaacagGGTTGTCTAATCCTGAGTATAAAAGCTGACTAGTGAATTTTCCCCAATTAACAAAAACGCAGGGACTCGGAGTGATTCAGGAAGTAGATTTTGTCCCTTTAACTGGTGACCCCAATGTGATAGGACTTTCACCCAGGAGATAGAGGTTTGTGTCCTGTGAGATTCCATTTCTTTATAGACTTTTATTCATGCTCAGTATGTTTAGATTTAGGAAATAATCATGCTCTGTGCTACAAGGTTAACTACATGGTTCAAGGCTCCACTTCCATCTGGCGATGTTACTGCTACAAATCCCATCCCAACAATATGGCAACAAAAGTAGGAACCTCCCATGTTTACAGCCTTTATTATGAAAGTAATCCGTTTTGTCTCTTCACATATCTCACCTGCGCAGGATGTAGATGTTGCCATCGCGACACACCACCGTGATGCGAAACTCCACGTCAAACTGACCTGTCACGTCCATGATGGTGGGAACGGCTGGTAGCAACATCTTCAACACACAGAGGTTTAATTTAAAGGTGTTTTAAGTGAAGtttgcttcatttctttatgtttatgCTCAGATAAACATGGAGATTAGCAGACAGTATAAATATATACTGACACATGTACCTTATCAGGATCTATGTTCAAGATGTGGTCTTATTTTTGCAGGAtatttaagctgctttttaagaaatgtgtttaaatcttGCATTGAATGTAGATTTGAGTATCACCGGCATTTTGCCACAACTAATTTAACCTGAAAGGGGCCGAGTATTGATCCCTGTGGTGTTCCACACATCAGCCTCAGCTGCTTAGAAGTAAATAAACAGGTAAGTAAGATCCAGTCTGTCCCACAGTGGCATGTGAAGGGACTTTACCTTTGAGAGGATGATGAAAGCTTCGGGGTCGAGGATGAAGACCTCACTGCTCTCTGTCCCGATCACCAGACAGCTGACACCGTCCTCATCTGCCATGTTCTTCTTCAGAGTCCCGATACAGGTGATGACTGTCTGAAAGAACAACAGGATCAACCAATGGAGCATGGGTTTGAGTCTGACAAGACGATGTGATACACTGAGAAATGCTGTCAGTATATTTAGACCTCAAACGAGGAGCTCCATCCTCCTTATGTGATGTTCAGTTCTCTTTACACTCCTGAgcactgaaaatctgtggtggagATGTCAGTCCATGGGGCATGTACCAGCTGACATATCAGCAAATATCTCCAAGTAAGGTTTGGAGCTCTCAGTCAAACAAGGTCCTGCCATTTACTTATTTACATGATAACAAAGTGAATATCTCAGGGTGTTGGACTTACAGTAAGACAAAACCAAATGAATCACCTGATGACACACAGCTTTATGCTGTGTGtcatcaacattaaaaaaaaaaaatctttgaatagaaactgtaatgtgaaataagttaaaagaataaaaaaatgaactcaattcaattcaattttatttatatagtgtcaaatcacaacagtcgcctcaaggcgctttgtattgtgggtaaagaccctacaataatacagagaaaacccaacagtcaaaacgaccccctatgagcagcatttggcgacagtgggaaggaaaaactcccttttaacaggaagaaacctccagcagaaccaggctcagggaggggcagtcatctgccacaactggttggggctgaggggagaacaCAATTTTAAAAGGACCAAACTGATGTGACCTGGCAGGTACCTGGCGCTTGAGTGGCAGGTGTTTGTGCAGCTCGACAAATTCGTCCATGTCCTGGGGCTCCAGAGACAGGAACCTGAGTGAGCGGACTGACAGCGGGACGTCGGCCTTCTTCCTAATGCTCTCCAacatctccttcaaggtcagaGGGTCAATCTGCCCCTCCTTCACCTGCTGCCACACATCCTGGCAAATCGAGCACAGCAGTACATCACAGGTGTGTTTACAATGAAAAGGAGGAGGGCACCGTTTCGGCTGTTTCTTCTAAACAGGAACTAAAATCGATTAAATATGGCCTCAGACTGCTATAAAGACACTTTTTCTGATGCTTCTTCTACTTCCAGGATATCTTTATATGAAAaactgttatatatatatatatatatatatatatatgtatatatatacatatatactcgggggtgttgattcatttaaaccaaaaataatacaagtgcgcgtgcgcgcacacacacacacacacacacgcacgcacacacacacacacacacacacacacacacacacacacacacacacacacacacacacacacacacacacacacacacctgctccaGGGTGTTGATCTCCAGACCAGGCAGGGTGAACTTGAAATACGGCCGCAGGTTCTTGTAGACATAGATGCAGGGTCCAGAGGCCACAGCGACAGCGGGGATGCGGGGCTCGTGCAGGTCCATGAAGAAGGCGACGAGGCCTGCGGGCAGGTCCAGCAGGGTGCTCTCACTCATCAGCGCTGTGCCCCGGTACACCTTCAGTTTCATCCCTGTAGAACCGGAGCCCAGGTCCCCGACCACCAGCCGGTTCTCTCCATCCCCACTCAGGTCTGCCAGGTCCACGCAGGATGAGAAGGTGTAGATGCCGGCCACTGGGTCATAGTGAGCGTCCAACCACTTCCCTCCATCACCACTTGACTCCGTGGAGGACATGATGGCAGGAAGGGCTGGAGGTGTGGTGAAACTTTATGTACTACACAAGGATGCGTGACAGGAAGACTCCTGAACATAGACAGCAAAAAAGAGGGACATAGCTTCCTGGttgtaaaaacaaagacaaaaatgcctaaaaacctgcattctatctgaagaACACCAGGTAGCGATAGCATGACtagaccatctcagcctctctgactctgagctgtccctctgaggGACTTATCTTTGATCCTGTCCATTCAAGTCAATCCCGGGTCTGAGCATCTTCAGTTCTGCCAtctccacctcctgtctttgtgtcagagccactgtctccaaaccatccatcataaCAGGTCTCGCTACCATCCTGTAAACCTTCCTTTTCAACCCCCCTTTCAACCCTGCTGGAGTCTCTTCCTCACCTCTcattggatggttgaccccaggtatttaaactcatccacctttaTTCCCTCTACTCCTTGCATGTCCATCtgtctctcattcacacacttgTATTCTTGCTTCTACTGCGCCTCTCCAGACTCTCCACCACCTGTTGCTGACGCTCATCACAGATTTGTCTTTAAGAACATGATAACAGccctgtttttatttcacatctGGTTTCAGTGTCAACTGCGGGGAAAACAGCACTGAGTACACCTAGAAGCACCACAGATGATGTATTTATGCTGAGGTAGCGGGACTCAGTCTTATTAGCCACGCCCAGTTAAATCTGCAGCAGAGCCCAATACAGGAAGTTATCTTAAGGTTTGTACCCATTTCTGTGAAGATGGGGGTGCTGTCAGATGCATGTACTACAGACATGTGACGTTCTATCAGCGGTCTCCGCGTCCTTTCATGTATTATTCAGTGATTTGAGCCCTCTCAGCTGGTGTAGCGTGTTTGGCAGATTGTTTACCCAACCCCGAAACCCGTGCCTCCTCCAGCGCCCCTTCACCTGTTACAGGTGATTCAAAGAGTTAACCAATATCAggattctctggagcttgaaataTCAGCATTAGAGTTAATCCCCCCACACCCAGGGTAATCTCACCGTTGTCAAGGAGACCGTGCTGCCGCGCCTTCCGCCTCCGTTTGTTTGCTACTTTTCGCGTCGCCTCCTTGACGGAAAAGTCGGAGTCCGTGTAGTCCCAGAGTCTGCCTGGTCCCAGCCCCGGTGAAGCGGAGGAGTCACAGAGGGGCAGCAGATCCTCTGCGTCTAATCCCCAAATCCGCTTCAGCCCTCCTCCATCACAGACCCCAGGTGATGACGTCAGCTTTACGCGGCGGTGTTTGCGtcttaatttaatgttattttttagttttaattttattttattttggcgaAGCGCCGGATTTATTAAACattcagagaaaaataaaatatctagATTATAAAGTCATAAATTTAcaagaaagaaacacatttcagaggaaaagatgaataaagttaatctaataattaaaaattattaaaataataataaaatgtgtaAATTCTCTGTTATTTGTAATAAAATTGCAATTTGTTCttataaattttaaaatatgacgtttgttatttttttttttttacattttacttttgttttgttgttctggCTTCTGTAACTTATTCACGTTTTTCACACAGAAACtcgtttaattaaactgattttccaaatctaaaaaatataataaataaaacatgaaaataaaataacaaaaccaCCATTGCGCGACTTCGTttgtttaaatagaaaaaaaaaagcatagcaAATAATCTCGCGAGATCCTACCTGAGGATCTGTGACGTTACATCGTATCCGTGTTCTGATTGGTAGCACAGGCGCAGTTTAAAACGTAAACCGCGGCGCGGGAGGTAGTCTGATTTTGTGAGGGGTTTTGTGCTGTAAACTGAATGCGTGTGGAATAAAAGATACCCGACGTGTCAGAATTTCATGAAACGTCGTTTGAGGTTGTAATGCTGTAATTTAAATCAGAGTTACGCTTCTGTAAAGTACTTAATGCGTGTGTGATGTCGTTAGTCACATATGGCTAATGTTAACAAAAACGGCCTTTGTTTACATCGTGTTTGCTGTTGTTTATTCGTGTTTgcctgctgtgattggttaacGCTACaaatgactgtgtttgtgtaactgTGTGGGGCGATTTTAATCGTATCTGTTGCTGAATCCGGTAACGTAGAAACTCCGTTCACTCCGAAGTTACTGCTGGTCTGAATCTCAGTCGCGCAGAAGCAGGATGATGGTGACGGAAGACCCTTTTAAAGCAGCATCTCGTCCATTTGCTAAAATCGGCGCAGCTGAAGGCTCCATCAGACACTAGTTAAAGCTTTTGTATGGATTTATGATGCCAGAGAGATTCATGTGCTTTTAAGACATAAAGCTCCCTGCTGGGGGCGCTGTGGAGGAGAGCAATGGGCACAGATGAGGgcgtttttaataaaaatataataaaaatggtTCATTTGccttgtgtgtttgcagagatAATGGATTCCAGTTTAGCCGGAAGGCCGGAGAGAGTGGGACCGGTGGAGGTGGGGGACATAAAGAGGGACCTGCTGGCTGAGTTTTCTGCTCTGCCAACACAGGTAGGACCACCTAAACTCTGACAGGCTGTGATACCTTTCTGAGAATCTCTTGTCCTTGCACACCGCTCTGGACTCACAGTGTCAGACTGTGTTGTTGCTCCTGCACACGTTTACAATCTAAGTGGATTCATATGAACCACAGACACCAGAGAATTAAAATTCTCTCCACAAAAGAACCAAAAACCGTATCAGCTTCCACAAGAGGAGTGTGTGTGATGCTTTCCTTTTTAGACTGATGTTTGAAACTCTCTGATGTCTGTAACAGCTTCCTGCTGGTGTTCTTCCAGTTCACTCTTGAATCAAAatcatttcctttgttttctcaGTTAGTCTTCAGCAAATTTCATTAATCTGATGTATTCGGCCTCCATCCATACAAGCACAGGAATCAAACCCCATCTGTAACGCCACTGTGTAGATATTTTCTTCAACATGCCATCAGTCAATGAGGACTGCCCCTTCTAATGATTGAGCTGAGGTGTTACAACGTTAAAT is a window encoding:
- the bbs1 gene encoding BBSome complex member BBS1 isoform X1; this encodes MSSTESSGDGGKWLDAHYDPVAGIYTFSSCVDLADLSGDGENRLVVGDLGSGSTGMKLKVYRGTALMSESTLLDLPAGLVAFFMDLHEPRIPAVAVASGPCIYVYKNLRPYFKFTLPGLEINTLEQDVWQQVKEGQIDPLTLKEMLESIRKKADVPLSVRSLRFLSLEPQDMDEFVELHKHLPLKRQTVITCIGTLKKNMADEDGVSCLVIGTESSEVFILDPEAFIILSKMLLPAVPTIMDVTGQFDVEFRITVVCRDGNIYILRREMDKPKYCIELSSHAVGLVRVGKNVVVGCTDESLQGFTQKGKKLWKTVLAAPITTMASMDLPTRGFQAVLVGLANCEVQLYRDKNLLSTIKTPDVVTSICFGRYGREDGTLIMTTKGGGLMVKILKRTAAFDDRDGTPGPPLAQSVRLNVPKKTKLYVDQTLRERENGLTMHRAFQMDLSRLRLAAAKAYVKALESSLTPMSSSLTEPLKMNAVVQGLGPSFKLTLNVQNTAACRPVMNLAISFLYDESLYRMRNPYMRIPLLVPGLIYPVETFVECTSDKGISDIIKVFVLHEGRSSPLLTAHINMPVSEGLTLN
- the bbs1 gene encoding BBSome complex member BBS1 isoform X2 translates to MSSTESSGDGGKWLDAHYDPVAGIYTFSSCVDLADLSGDGENRLVVGDLGSGSTGMKLKVYRGTALMSESTLLDLPAGLVAFFMDLHEPRIPAVAVASGPCIYVYKNLRPYFKFTLPGLEINTLEQTVITCIGTLKKNMADEDGVSCLVIGTESSEVFILDPEAFIILSKMLLPAVPTIMDVTGQFDVEFRITVVCRDGNIYILRREMDKPKYCIELSSHAVGLVRVGKNVVVGCTDESLQGFTQKGKKLWKTVLAAPITTMASMDLPTRGFQAVLVGLANCEVQLYRDKNLLSTIKTPDVVTSICFGRYGREDGTLIMTTKGGGLMVKILKRTAAFDDRDGTPGPPLAQSVRLNVPKKTKLYVDQTLRERENGLTMHRAFQMDLSRLRLAAAKAYVKALESSLTPMSSSLTEPLKMNAVVQGLGPSFKLTLNVQNTAACRPVMNLAISFLYDESLYRMRNPYMRIPLLVPGLIYPVETFVECTSDKGISDIIKVFVLHEGRSSPLLTAHINMPVSEGLTLN